The following DNA comes from Nocardioides panzhihuensis.
GATGATCGCGCGCTCGGCTCCGGAGCGGATCTGGGCCGCGGCGTTGCCGATCGCGGTCAGGCCGCCCGCGCAGTGCCGGTTGATCGCCTGGCCAGGCACCTGGGTCATGCCGGTGACGACCGCGGCGTGCCGGGCGATGTCGCCGCCGCCGTAGTTCGACTCGGCGAGGATGACGTCGTCGACGTCGGCGACGTCGAGGCCTGAGCGCTCCTGCACCTCGCGGAGGACGACCTCGGCCAGTTCCATGGCGGTGGTGTCGCGCAGGGTGCCCTTGAAGGCGGTGCCGATGGCTGTGCGAGCACCAGCGACGATGACGGCTTCGATCTTCTCTGACATGGTGATGGTCCTTCGTGGTGGTGGGGTCAGCCGAGGGTGAACGGGTCGCGGGTCTCCCCGCTGAGCTCGATCCAGACGGCTTTGGTCTCGGTGAAGTCCTTGACGGCCTCCAGGCCGTTCTCGCGCCCGACGCCGCTGGCTCCCATGCCGCCGAAGGGGACGCTGGGTGCCACCGCGCGGTAGGCGTTGACCCAGACCGTGCCGGCGCGCAGCCGGGCGGCGACCCGGTGGGCGCGGTGGACGTCGTTGGTCCAAACCGAGCCGGCCAGGCCGAAGTCGGTGCCGTTGGCAGCGGCGATCGCCTCGTCCTCGTCATGGAAGGTGGAGACGGCCAGGACCGGCCCGAAGATCTCCTCGGCGACCGCACGCATGTGCGGGGTGACGTCGGTGAGCACGGTCGGGCGTACGAAGTAGCCCCCGAGCTCGCCCGCGGGCTCGGCACCGTACGCGATGGTCGCACCCTCCTCACGCGCCGAGGCGAAGTGGGAGAGCACCTTCTCGTACTGAGGTGCGTTGGAGACCGGGCCCATCTCGGTGGCCGGGTCGCGCGGGTCACCGAGCTTGATCGTCGAGGCGCGGGCGACGACCTTGGCCACCAGCTCCTCGGCGACGTCCTCGTGCACGAGCAGGCGCGAGCCGGCCAGGCAGGTCTGGCCGGTGGCCGCGAAGATGCCGGAGATGACACCGTTGGCGGCCGCGTCCAGGTCGGCGTCGGGGAAGACGACCTGTGCCGACTTGCCGCCGAGCTCGAGAGTGAAGCGGGTCATGTTGCTGATCGCGGCCTGACCGACCTTGATGCCGGTGCCGGTGGATCCGGTGAAGGCGATCTTGTCGACGCCGGGGTGCGCGGCCAGTGCCGCCCCCGTCTCCGGTCCCCATCCGGTGACGACGTTGATGACGCCCGGCGGGAACCCTGCTTCCTCGAAGAGCCGGGCGAAGGCCAGGGTCGAGACAGGGGTGTGGTCGCTGGGCTTGACCACGAACGTACAGCCTGCGGCCAGCCCGGCGGCGAGCTTCCAGGTGAGCAGCAGGAGCGGCGAGTTCCACGGCGTGATCGCGCCGACCACGCCGACCGGCTCGTGGGTGGTGTAGACGAGGTAGTTGGACTTACCGGTCGGGATCACCGTCCCCTCCAGCTTGTCGGCCATCCCGGCGAAGTAGCGGTAGTAGTCGGGCAGGCCACGCATCTGGCCCGACATCTCACGCAGCAGCTTGCCGCCGTCGCGTACCTCGTAGTCGGCGAGCTGGTCGGCCTCACGTTCGATCACGTCGGCCAGGCGGTGGAGCAGGCGGCCACGCTCGGTGGCGCTGAGCCGGCCCCACGGCCCGTTGAGCGCGTCGCGCGCCGCAGCGACCGCCCGGTCGACGTCCGTCGTGTCACCGTCGGGCACGACCGCCCACGGCTGACCGGTGTACGGGTCGATGCTCTCGTACGTCCGCCCCTTGCTCGCAGGCGTCTCGGTCCCGCCGATCAGCAGGCTGAACGCCGGCACGGTCTCGGTCTCGGTGGTCATCAGAGGTCTCCTCGTCGAGCTCGGGTGGTCAGCGGAAGCGCGGCGGGCGCTTGTTGGTACGGGAGTCGCTGCGCCCGCTACCGGCGTTGCCGATCTGCGTGTAGGACAGGCCGTTGCGGAGCGCGGTGGCCGGCACCATCTCCAGCGACTCCCAGATCGCGCGTACGGTGCCCTGGATCCCTTCGGGGCGGCGGCCGGCGATCTCGCCGGCGAGCTGCTGGGCGCGGTCGCGCAGCTCGTCAGGCGGGACGACCTCGCTGACGATCCCGGCCCGCAGCGCGGTCGCCGCGGTCATCCGCTCGTCGCTGCCCAGCAGCGCCCACCGCAACACCTCACCGAGGTTCACGCCCCGGGCGAGCATGCCGATCGGCTCGAGCGAGGAGACGATGCCGGCGTTCGCGTGCGGGTCGAAGAAGGTCGCGTCCTCGGAGCAGATCACGATGTCGGACTGGTTGAGGAAGTACATCGCGCCGCCCGCCGCCATGCCGTGCACGGCAGAGATGACCGGTTTCCACACCCGGTGGTGGCGGGGGCCCAGCGACATCCCCGGGTCCTCCTGGTTCCACGGGCTCAGGTGGGCCCACCAGGCGCCCTCCTCCACGTCGATGCCGCTGCAGAAGGCCCGTTCGCCGTTCGCCTGCAGCACGGCGACCCGGATGTCGTCGTCGTCGCGGACCTCGGCCCACACCTGCGCGATCTCCTCGGTCATCGTCTGGTTGAAGCTGTTGAGCCGCTCGGGACGGTCGAGGGTGATCGTGGCGACGTGGTCGGTCACGTCGTACTCGATGGTCTTGAAGCGAGGATCCGTCATGACTTCTCCGATGTCTTCGGGTCGAGCCCCTCGGCAGCGAGGAAGCGCTGTCGCAGGTCCGACTTGACGATCTTGCCGAGCGAGTTGCGGGCCAGCGTGTCGACCAGCTCGATCTGCTCGGGGAACTTGCGTACGTTGAGGGTCGTCGTGCGCAGGTGGGCCCGCACCGACTCCAGCGTCGGGGGCGCGGCCGGGTCTTGCGGCACCACGACCGCGCACACCCGCTCCCCCGAGACCTCGTCCGGGAGCCCGATCACGACGACGTCGGCGATGGCCGGGTCGCCGACGAGCACGGCCTCGACCTCCTGGGCCGAGATGTTCTCCATCTTGCGGATGATGACGTCCTTGAGCCGCCCGGTGACGCCGAGGCGGCCGTCGGCGTCGAGGTGGCCGAGGTCGCCGGTGCGGAAGAACCCGTCCTCGTCCAGCGCCCCGTCGTCGAGAGCAGGATCGACATAGCCGTGGAAAAGCTGCGGGCCGCGTACCCGGATCTCGCCGGTCTCGCCGACCCCGAGAACGTGGCCGTCGGGCCCGACGATGCGCACCTCGCCGCCACTGGACGGGATGCCCTCATAGACCGCGTGCTGCTCGGCGGTGTCGTGCGGGGTGCCCCAGGTGATGTAGGGGCACTCGGTCATCCCGTAGCCGGAGATGATGCCGACGCCGCCAAGGCGCTCGGCCGTCGCCGCGCTCAGCCCCGGCGGGCGACCGGAGCCGCCGCCGAGGGTCGCCCGGGAGTGCGGGAAGAGCGGCGCGACCCCGCGCTCGGCCGACAGCTGCAGGTAGGCGTTGGTGAAGGGCAGCCCCGAACCGATCAGGGTGGCCTCGTGCTCGATCAGCAGGTCGGCGCAGGCCACCGGGTCGAAGACCGCGCTCATGATCAGCGCGTGGCCCACCAGCAGCGCATCGAGCATGTGCGCGATGCCGCCGACGTGAGCGACGGGGACGAACTCCGCGAGCCGGTCGGCCTCGGTGAGCTCCAGGTTGACAACGAACGTACGCGCCGCGGCGATCAGCCCGGCGTCGCTGTGCTTGACGCCCTTCGGCGCGGCGGTCGACCCGGAGGTGTAGAAGATCCAGCCGACCGCGTCGGGGTCGGTACGCGGCTCGGGGATGCTCCCGGGGTCGCCGACCGGCCAGTCGCCGTCGTCGACGACGAGCACGTCGAGGCTGTCGACACGGTCCTGCACCTGCTTGGCCATGGCGGCGTGGTCGAAGCCGCGGTAGCTGCTCGGCACGATCAGCAGCCGGGCGCCCACCTGACGGGTGATGAACTCGACCTCGGTCGCGCGCAGCATCGGGATGATCGGGTTCTGCACCGCCCCGATCCGAGTGAGTGCGACCGAGAGCGCCATCGACTCCACGCTGGTCGGGAGCTGCCAGGAGACGACGTCGCCGTGGCGTATGCCCCGCTCGATCAGGCCCGCCGCGACCTCCGCGGCCAGGTCTCGGAACGCCGCGAAGGTCACGTGTCGGCCATGCTCGTCGACGGCGAACTCGGCGTCGGGGGTGAGCTCGGCCCGGTCCTGGGTGAGCTGCCAGATGGTCGTGCTGGAGAGGCCCGCCGGGCTCTCGGACAGCGCCTTGGTGAGGTTGTCGGACATGGTCACCGTCCCACCGCGCTGAGCTCGGCGGCGATCTCGCGCTTGAGGATCTTGCCTGCCGGGCCGAGCGGGAGCTCGGTGCGGAACTCGAAGCGCCGCGGCTGCTTGTAGCCGGCCAGCTTCTCGCGGCACAGCGTCTGGATCTCGGTGCCGAGCTCCTCGGTGTCGATCTCGCCGCGCGGCACCATGACCGCGACCGGGGTCTCGCCCCACTCCGGGTCCTGGACGCCGACGACCGCGACCAGGTCGATGGCCGGGTGCTGGCCGATGACCCGCTCGATCTCGCCGGGGTAGACGTTGAAGCCGCCGGAGATGATCATGTCGGTCTTGCGTCCGGTGACGTGCACGTAGCGCTCCTCGTCGAGGAAGCCGAGGTCGCCCGACCACAGGCCCTCGGGCCGGAAGGTCCTCGCAGTGGCCTCGGGCAGGTTCCAGTAGCCGACCGCGGAGGCGTCGCTGACGATGACGATCTCGCCGATCTCCCCGGTGGGCAGGTCGTTGCCGTCCTCGTCGACGATTCGGATCGAGCACATCGGCGTCTCCTGGCCGCACGAGGTCAGGATCGACGTCTTTCCGGCGACCATGTCGTGGTGGTCCTGCGGGGTGAGGATCGTCGCCTGCCCCCCGCACTCGGTCAGGCCGTAGCGCTGCTGCATCTCGCAACCGAGCAGCCGCATCGCCTTCTCGGCCAGCCCCGGCGGCACCGGCGCCGATCCGTAGCTGATCCGGCGCAGGCTGGACATGTCCTGCTCTGGCCCCTCCTCCAGGATGCGGAGGGTGCGTTGGAGCATCGTCGGAATGAAGGTCGTGAAGGTGATCCGACTGCGCTCGATCTCGTCGATGACGGCCTGCGGGTCGAATCGGTGGTGGATCACCATCGTCTGCCCCAGATAGGTCCATGACAGCGTGCGCACCATGCCGCCGGCGGTGAAGAACGGCGTGGTCGCGAGGTAGATGTCGGACCGGTTCGCCTCGGTGACGATCGTGGTGTCGACGACTTGGGCGAGCATGTTCTTGTGGGTGTTGACCACGCCCTTGGGGCGCCCGGTCGTGCCGCTGGTGTAGAGGATGAACTGCGGGTCCTCGGGCACCAGCTCGGCAGGGGTCGGGTCCGTCGTGGGCGCCCCGGCCAGCGCCGACTCGTAATCGGTGCCGACCTCGCTGCCGCCGATCTGGACGACCGCGTCGAGCGACTTCAGCTCCGCGCCGAACCGCTCCACCTGATCGCTGTGGATCACCGCGGCCCGCGCGCCGGAGTCGTCGCGGGCGTAGGCCAACTCGTCGGCCGCCAGCCGGATGTTGACCGGCACCGCGATGAACCCGGCCTTCGCGAGCGCGAAGACGATCTCGGGCCACTCGACGGTGTTGCGGGCGATCACCAGGACCCGGTCGCCCTGGCCGAGGCCGGCCCCGGCCAGGTGGTTGGCCAAGCGCCGGGCGCGCTCATCGACATCGGCCCACGTCAGCGTGCGACCGTCCACGACGATCGCATCCTTGTCCGGGACGCGGCGGGCATTGTTGGTCGAGATCTGACCGATCAGCACGGGCTGCCTCACATTCTGGTTCGTTTGGGGTTGGCCGGCTGGTCAGATCAGGAAGGCCAGGGTGTTGACGGGACCACCGGCGCTGACCAGGTGGACCGTCTTGTTGACCAGGCGCAGGCCCTCCGGCGTACGCCTGACCTTGTGGACGACCCGACCGGCCCAGACCCGCTGCTCGTAGCGGTATTCGAAGAGGGCGAAGTTGGAGGCGACGGTGACGGTGGACTCGTCGGCGTCGAGGACCTCCATGTTGCTGAGCAGCCGGCGCATCACCGAGGGCGGCGTCTGGGAGTGCCGGTTGCCGGTGTTGAGTTGGGCGACGCGGCTCTTGATCCGGTTGCGGTTGTCGTAGATGTAGGAGAGCTTCATCTTCGGGTCGTCGTCGGGGTGCATCGGCACCCAATAGAGGGCGTCGTCCTCCCAGAGCTCCTCCCACTCCGAGTAGCGGCCCTCGTCGGCGAGCCGGGCCTCATAGAAGAGGTATGCGGCGACGTCGGCATCGGGTGCCGGCAGCGGCCCGGGGGCGGCCACCTGATTCCGCGGGTAGGCGGGCTGGTCCTGAGCTGCGATCATCGTCATGACGCGGGGATCTCCTGTCCTACGACGCTGGCCCACTGGCGGTAGAAGCCGCGCTGCGGGGTCTCGGCGCTCTTGTCGCTGTTGACGATCCCGGTCTCGTCGGTGACGTCGGTCTCGAGGCCTCGGGAGAGCTCGAGCCACTCCGGGTTGCGAGCTGCCAGGCCCGCCTGGTTGCGCATGCCGATCTCGCCGTCGTCGGCGATGAGGAAGCCGGCCGGGCCCATCGCGCCCTCGGATCGGCGCATGGTGCGCTGGTTGAGCTTCTCCTGGCCCGGGATGACGACGGCGGCGGTGTAGGCGATCGTCTCGTCGGTGGCGATCGGCTCGACGTACATGACGTTCATCTCGGCGAGGAACAGGTTGGGCCAGATCAGGGTGTGCGCGGGGCCGACGACGAGAGCATCGTGAGTCTTCTCTGGACCGTGGGCCGCCTCCAGCGCCTCGACGTACTCGGGGAGCTTGGCGCGCGGGATCCGGCCGTACCAGACGAACTCCTCGTCGAGCTTGCGGTACTCCGCGGAGTAGTCGATCTCGGAGTGGCCGCCGCCGAGGTCACGGACGACCGTCTTGACCTTCGCCGGGACGTGGGAGACCTTCGCGGGGCGGATCGCGTCGTAGACCGAGGCGTGGGTGAAGAGCGCGTGGTAGCCGTCGACGTTGTTCTCCACGACCATCTTCCAGTTGGCGTGGTGGTGGTGCTTCATCCAGCCCCGGCTGAGGTCGATCTTGCCGGTGGGCGAGAGGTCGAGAACCCGGTCGATCGCGCCCATCGCGGCACCCAGGTGCTCCTTGAGCGAGATGCCCTCGGGAGCGAGCGACGCGAATACGAAGCCGCCGTAGCTGTCGACCCGGGGGGCCTCGGCCATGCCGAGCTGCTCGCGCACCTTGGCGAACTCCTCGCCGTAGCCGCCGCGCATCGGCACCGCCATCAGGGAGCCGTCGTTGCTGAAGGTCCAGCCGTGGTAGGGGCAGCGGAAGGAGGTCGCGTTGCCCGACTCGGCGTTGCACAGCCGGTTGGCCCGGTGGCTGCAGCGGTTGAGCAGCACCCGGATCACGCCGTCCTTGCCGTGCGAGACGACCACCGGGTCGCGGCCGATCCGGCGAG
Coding sequences within:
- a CDS encoding aromatic ring-hydroxylating oxygenase subunit alpha, with protein sequence MTTTDPEVPTTGAFDVSTIVKNHRVHGSVYTSPEIFHREMETIFRTGWVYVAHESEVAEEGDYLTRRIGRDPVVVSHGKDGVIRVLLNRCSHRANRLCNAESGNATSFRCPYHGWTFSNDGSLMAVPMRGGYGEEFAKVREQLGMAEAPRVDSYGGFVFASLAPEGISLKEHLGAAMGAIDRVLDLSPTGKIDLSRGWMKHHHHANWKMVVENNVDGYHALFTHASVYDAIRPAKVSHVPAKVKTVVRDLGGGHSEIDYSAEYRKLDEEFVWYGRIPRAKLPEYVEALEAAHGPEKTHDALVVGPAHTLIWPNLFLAEMNVMYVEPIATDETIAYTAAVVIPGQEKLNQRTMRRSEGAMGPAGFLIADDGEIGMRNQAGLAARNPEWLELSRGLETDVTDETGIVNSDKSAETPQRGFYRQWASVVGQEIPAS
- a CDS encoding enoyl-CoA hydratase/isomerase family protein, coding for MTDPRFKTIEYDVTDHVATITLDRPERLNSFNQTMTEEIAQVWAEVRDDDDIRVAVLQANGERAFCSGIDVEEGAWWAHLSPWNQEDPGMSLGPRHHRVWKPVISAVHGMAAGGAMYFLNQSDIVICSEDATFFDPHANAGIVSSLEPIGMLARGVNLGEVLRWALLGSDERMTAATALRAGIVSEVVPPDELRDRAQQLAGEIAGRRPEGIQGTVRAIWESLEMVPATALRNGLSYTQIGNAGSGRSDSRTNKRPPRFR
- a CDS encoding aromatic-ring-hydroxylating dioxygenase subunit beta, with amino-acid sequence MTMIAAQDQPAYPRNQVAAPGPLPAPDADVAAYLFYEARLADEGRYSEWEELWEDDALYWVPMHPDDDPKMKLSYIYDNRNRIKSRVAQLNTGNRHSQTPPSVMRRLLSNMEVLDADESTVTVASNFALFEYRYEQRVWAGRVVHKVRRTPEGLRLVNKTVHLVSAGGPVNTLAFLI
- a CDS encoding class I adenylate-forming enzyme family protein — translated: MRQPVLIGQISTNNARRVPDKDAIVVDGRTLTWADVDERARRLANHLAGAGLGQGDRVLVIARNTVEWPEIVFALAKAGFIAVPVNIRLAADELAYARDDSGARAAVIHSDQVERFGAELKSLDAVVQIGGSEVGTDYESALAGAPTTDPTPAELVPEDPQFILYTSGTTGRPKGVVNTHKNMLAQVVDTTIVTEANRSDIYLATTPFFTAGGMVRTLSWTYLGQTMVIHHRFDPQAVIDEIERSRITFTTFIPTMLQRTLRILEEGPEQDMSSLRRISYGSAPVPPGLAEKAMRLLGCEMQQRYGLTECGGQATILTPQDHHDMVAGKTSILTSCGQETPMCSIRIVDEDGNDLPTGEIGEIVIVSDASAVGYWNLPEATARTFRPEGLWSGDLGFLDEERYVHVTGRKTDMIISGGFNVYPGEIERVIGQHPAIDLVAVVGVQDPEWGETPVAVMVPRGEIDTEELGTEIQTLCREKLAGYKQPRRFEFRTELPLGPAGKILKREIAAELSAVGR
- a CDS encoding aldehyde dehydrogenase yields the protein MTTETETVPAFSLLIGGTETPASKGRTYESIDPYTGQPWAVVPDGDTTDVDRAVAAARDALNGPWGRLSATERGRLLHRLADVIEREADQLADYEVRDGGKLLREMSGQMRGLPDYYRYFAGMADKLEGTVIPTGKSNYLVYTTHEPVGVVGAITPWNSPLLLLTWKLAAGLAAGCTFVVKPSDHTPVSTLAFARLFEEAGFPPGVINVVTGWGPETGAALAAHPGVDKIAFTGSTGTGIKVGQAAISNMTRFTLELGGKSAQVVFPDADLDAAANGVISGIFAATGQTCLAGSRLLVHEDVAEELVAKVVARASTIKLGDPRDPATEMGPVSNAPQYEKVLSHFASAREEGATIAYGAEPAGELGGYFVRPTVLTDVTPHMRAVAEEIFGPVLAVSTFHDEDEAIAAANGTDFGLAGSVWTNDVHRAHRVAARLRAGTVWVNAYRAVAPSVPFGGMGASGVGRENGLEAVKDFTETKAVWIELSGETRDPFTLG
- a CDS encoding class I adenylate-forming enzyme family protein, producing the protein MSDNLTKALSESPAGLSSTTIWQLTQDRAELTPDAEFAVDEHGRHVTFAAFRDLAAEVAAGLIERGIRHGDVVSWQLPTSVESMALSVALTRIGAVQNPIIPMLRATEVEFITRQVGARLLIVPSSYRGFDHAAMAKQVQDRVDSLDVLVVDDGDWPVGDPGSIPEPRTDPDAVGWIFYTSGSTAAPKGVKHSDAGLIAAARTFVVNLELTEADRLAEFVPVAHVGGIAHMLDALLVGHALIMSAVFDPVACADLLIEHEATLIGSGLPFTNAYLQLSAERGVAPLFPHSRATLGGGSGRPPGLSAATAERLGGVGIISGYGMTECPYITWGTPHDTAEQHAVYEGIPSSGGEVRIVGPDGHVLGVGETGEIRVRGPQLFHGYVDPALDDGALDEDGFFRTGDLGHLDADGRLGVTGRLKDVIIRKMENISAQEVEAVLVGDPAIADVVVIGLPDEVSGERVCAVVVPQDPAAPPTLESVRAHLRTTTLNVRKFPEQIELVDTLARNSLGKIVKSDLRQRFLAAEGLDPKTSEKS